The genomic interval CACAAGACGGTGCTCGGCAACCTGACCATGGCCCCCATGAAGCTCAAGAAACTGCCGGAACTCGAGGCCAAGAAACGTGCCCTGGCCCTGCTCGACAAGGTCGGTATCCGGGAGAAGGCCGAGGTTTATCCGGCCATGCTTTCCGGCGGACAGCAGCAGCGTGTGGCCATTGCACGGGCCCTGGCCATGAACCCCAAGATCATGCTTTTCGACGAGCCGACCTCGGCCCTGGACCCGGAGATGATCGGCGAGGTTCTTGATGTAATGGTCACCCTGGCAAAAGAAGGCATGACCATGGTCGTCGTGACCCACGAGATGGGTTTTGCCCGCGAAGTGGCGGATCGGGTCATCTTCATGGATCACGGGCAGGTCGTCGAGACCGGAACTCCAGAGCATTTCTTCACCAGTCCCGAACATCCGCGCACCAAGAAGTTCCTGAGCCAGATCCTGTAGACATGAAAACACTGCACGCGCCCTGGCGCATCAACTACATTCTTGGTCCCAAGCCCGACAACTGCGTCTTCTGCCTGCCCGAATCCACGGACGGCGACGAGGAGCGGTTCGTGTTGCATCGCGCCGAGAACTGTTTCGTCATCATGAACATCTTTCCCTATTCCAGCGGGCACCTCATGGTCACCCCGTATCGTCACGTCAGCAACATCACCG from Deltaproteobacteria bacterium HGW-Deltaproteobacteria-18 carries:
- the glnQ gene encoding glutamine ABC transporter ATP-binding protein (similar to ATP-binding component of ABC transporters): MNGTRPIIEIKNVYKFFGQLQALNDVSLSINSGEKVVIIGPSGSGKSTLLRSINRLETIDSGSIVVDGQDVNAKDNDINQIRQELGMVFQSFNLFPHKTVLGNLTMAPMKLKKLPELEAKKRALALLDKVGIREKAEVYPAMLSGGQQQRVAIARALAMNPKIMLFDEPTSALDPEMIGEVLDVMVTLAKEGMTMVVVTHEMGFAREVADRVIFMDHGQVVETGTPEHFFTSPEHPRTKKFLSQIL